The DNA window CACCGGAGACGGTGACCGTCTACTACGTCGAACAGCCAGTTGCGACCGACGGTCCGGTCGGTGAGCCGACGGCGGAGACGCGACTCGAGTACGCGTGTTGACCGCAAGCTGTCGCGAACCGCTACATCTTTTCGACGCCCGGACCGACAGTCTACAATGAGTGATTCATCGGACTCGCTGGAGCGTCGAGCCGCCGTTGCCGTCGATGCGGCAGCGGCCGGCGCCGACGTTGCAGCCGACTCGTTTCGGGGCGACCTCGAGGTCGATTCCAAAGACGGCGAGACGGATCTCGTGACCCAGGCCGACCGGGACGCCCAGGTAGCCGTCGCCGAGGAGATTCGTGCCGCGTTCCCCGACGATCCGATCGTCGGCGAGGAAGACGAGGAGCTGAAGGCGGTCCCCGAGGAGGGGCCAGCCTGGATCGTGGATCCGATCGACGGGACGAACAACTACGTCGCCGGCATCCGGGCCTTTGGAACCGCCGTCGCAGCGGTCGTCGACGGCGAACCGGTCGCCGGCGCGTCCGTCTTTCCTGCGCTCTCCGACACCTATCGCGTCGGTCCAGCGGGTGCGTTCCGCAACGGCGAGCCACTGTCGGTAAGCGACCGTACCGATCCCGGCGTGTCGACCGCCTGTCCGACCTTCTGGTGGGACTTCGACCAGCGCGACCAGTACGGCAATGCTGCCCGTGCGCTCGTCGACCGGTTCGCCGACGTCAGACGCTTCGGCTGTGCCCAGCTCGAGCTCGCGATGGTCGCGTCGGGCGCACTCGAGGGCGCGGTGACGAACCTGCAGGCGAACCCGTGGGATACCGTTGCCGGCGTCGCGCTGGTTCGGGCGGCCGGCGGTACCGTCACCGACCTCGAGGGTGAGCGATGGCGGCACGACAGCACGGGGTTGGTCGCCTCGAACGGCGGGGTTCACGACGAACTGCTCGAGGCGGCACGGGAGATCGATACCGATCACTGACTGTCGCTCTGGAACGTCGCTGTCGGCGATACATCGTGGAAAGACGGTCGCATCGACTGTCGTCCGACAGCGCGGGTCGAAGACGGACCGCTGTCGTTCACTCGATTAATCAAAACCCATCGTGCCGTGAAAATGTGGGGGTATAAACACGAGGCGGTGCCTAACTATCTCAAATGAAGCAACGATACGATATACTGTTCGAGGCACTATCGCACGAGCAACGGCGACAAATTTTGTTCTCGCTCGTCGAACAGGACGAATCAGTCAATATCGACTCCCCGCCGGACAACGAACGGATGCATATCGAACGACGACACGTGCATCTCCCCAAACTGGAGGAGTACGGATTTATCGACTGGACGCCACAGATAAACGCTATCGAACGAGGACCACGGTTTGGTGAGGTCGAACCCGTTTTGCGGTTACTGGCCGACAATCACGAAGCGTTCTCTGCCACATCAGTGTGAGACGGGTTCTGTAACGATTTACTGGTGTAACCGCGCCCCGTCCACGGTTGCACAGAAATACCGCCCGGTAGTCTATCTGGGACCAGTGTGACTCCGGAGCGGATGAAATACAGCGGTCCTCGCCAGCGCTAGTTCCCGACCGCAGTTACGATTCGATAGTCGAGTAGTAACCTGTCGAGTCCGATCTATGGTCGAGTGTGTACTGGCCGGTAGTGGTTTCGATAGTCGTACCGATCGAGCGCTTTCCACGAATCTCCTGAACGGGAGCTGGTACGTTCGACTGTTTGGTTGCTACTTCTGGCTCGCTCACCGAAGTAAAGTAAGCAGGTTCCGAAGTGGTTGGGCCAGACGGAACCTGCCAGTTTCACTTACCGACCGTACGCTCAAGTACCTTGTGTGATAATCTGAGTGAAAAATCTGGAAGGAAGCGGTGGAACGTACCTGCAGTGAGAAGCGTTCGAACACGAATTCTTTTCCATACTCGTGCCCTATCTTGATTCGGCGAGAGAATCCCGCCGTTCACGGCGGGCGTGAATCGCGTAAGCCCGGTGCGACAGTCCACGTTGGTCTGCCCGACCGAATACCCACCGGCACAAGAGTTATTGAAATTGGGTATCTTATATTTGGTGAGGCCAAATGGAATATCACCTGCAATCCGGGTCGCACACGGTCTACGCGCTCCAATACCACTTCGTGACCGTCACGAAGTACCGCGCCGACATCCTCACCGATGAGCGGCTTGAGCGCGTAGCCGAAGTTGCACACGAGATTGCAGACGACTTCGAGGCCGACATCAAGAACGTGGACGGCGGCACCGACCACGTTCACATCCTGTTCACGACCAAACCCACCACCGACCTCACGAAGTTCATCAACTCGCTCAAGGGAGTTACCTCGCGCCGGATTCGGCAGGAGTACCCCGAGGTGAAACAGACGCTCGAAGATGCGTTCTGGCAACCGGGATATTTCCTCGCCACGACAGGTCAAGTGAGCATCAACGTGTTGATGGACTACGTGGAAAACCAGTAGCATGACCGCCACAACCACGAAAACGCTGGAGGCCACGCTCACCCCACCAACAACCCACAAAGAACGCAAACTGTGCGACCTGCTCGACACCTACCGCGCAGGACTCCACGAAGCATTCGAGGCCGGGTGCGAGACGATGACCGCCACCAGCGACGTGGTGACGCCCTACGATTTGCCGTATCAGGCGAAAGCGGCCCTGTGCAACTACGTCCCGCAACTGCACGGCACCTACGGCGCACAGGAGTTGGACGACACCCATCCGGTTCGGCTCACCAACCAAGCCGCCGAGTTTGACCACTCACCGGAACGGGACTACGAGTTTACGTGGTGGGTACCTCAGCCCGGTCGGGGGACGAACTTCTGGATACCGCTTCGGATTAACCCCGCCCAAGAGGGACTGTGGCACGACCTCGTAGATGGTGAGGCGTCGGCAGGACAACTCCGCCTGCAACGCCACCGCACGTCGTGGACGCTCCACGTCACCGTCGAGTTTCCGGTCGAAAAACCTGACTACGAACCGACAGACGAAGACGTGACGCCTGTCGGCTTCGATATCGGCGAAGCACACCTGCTCGCGGGCTGTGCCTGCGAGCAGGGGACTCCGACTGACCCACTACTCATCAACGGTGGTCGCGCTCGTCATCTCCGCAAAGAGATGTACACGACGCTGAAGCGACTCCAAGAGCGCGAGGTCGCCGAGTGGCGGATTGACGACCGATTCGACCACTACCAGAACGCACTCACAGACATCATCGAGAAGGCATCCCGGCAGGCCGTCGAGTACGCCTGCCAGTTCGAGAAGCCCGTGGTCGTGCTGGAAGACCTTTCGGACATCCGCGAAGACCTCGATTACGGCGAGTGGATGAACCGACGCCTCCACGCATGGGCGTTCGCTCGCCTCCAACAGCGTATCGAAGACAAAGCACGAGAGGCCGGGGTTCCGGTCGAATACATCCGCCCGGAGTACACGAGCCAGACGTGCCACGAGTGCGGCCACATCGGGCACCGAAACGGCGACGAGTTCCGGTGTCAGAACGACGATTGTTGGGTGTCGGAGTACCACGCAGACATCAACGCGGCGGTCAACATCGCTGACCGTCTCGACCCGTGGGGTGAGAGCCTGCCGCTGAAACCGGCAGGCGATGACATCTCACGGGATGGGAGCGCCTGTGACAGCGCCGCGACCCCCACCGAGCAGAGCCAACCACGGCAGATGACGCTCGGCGAGGTCGGGTCGGAACCCACTGCCGGTAGTTAGCCGGTATTCCCATGCAGGGAAGCCGCGCCGTTCACGGCGCGGAGGATGTCACTCTGCGTGTTCGGATATCCGAATTCGTGGTTGGGCCATGACACAGGACGAAACAACGGCAGAGGCGGTAAGCCTGTTACAGGACCTGGGATTACAGGAGTACGAGGCGCGGTGTTTTCTCGCGCTGAACAAACTGCCCAGTGGGACAGCGAAGGAAATACACGAGATATCGGAGGTTCCGCGGACGAGAGTCTACGACGCGATTCGCGTCCTCGAGTCCCAGGGACTGGTCGAAGTGCAACACTCGAGTCCCAGCTGTACCGGGCTGTCGACATCAATGAGGCGACACAGATCCTTCGACAGCGATACAACGATCGGATCGACACGCTCGGGACCCATCTCAAAAACGCGGAAGTCCAGCAGACAGACGACAGCGACGATATCCAGGAGGTCTGGTCGCTGACCGGACACGAAGCGATCGAGTCACGGACGCTCGAACTGATCGATAGGGCGGAATCCGAGATCGCTCTCCTGGTCGTCGACGAAGATGCTCTCTCCGAAACGCTGTTCGACGAGCTCCAGAACGCGGCCGATCGAGACCTCTCGATCGTCATGGGGGGACAGGCAGAAACGACGAGGGAACTCGAAGACCAGCTGTCGAACGTTCGCGTATTCGAGACGGGGATCGACTGGCTTACCGGGACCAGCACCGACAACGAGGTCGCGATCAGCCGTATCCTGCTCGTCGACCGGGAGACGTTGCTGATCGGTTCGTACTATCCGGACGCCAGCGAGGGGGCGCAAAACGAGCAAGCGATCTTCGCCAGGGGACTGCAAAACGGCGTCGTGGTCCTCCTGCGTCGACTGGTAACGGCCGGATTGCCCGCGATCGAAGATCCGGGATACTGATCGCTCGGTTCGCTCCCGAAAACGACCGCTGGAGAACGGAATCGCTGTCTCGAGACGACGATCGAGGTCGGGACACGAGAAACCGGAAACGGTAAGCGGTCCCCGCAATGGGTATCTGATATGTACGAGTACATCGAACGGTACGGCCCCGAGCGCATCTGGGCTGCGACCGTTCTCGTGCTCGCTGCTGGAGTGGTTCTCCTTGCCGTGCGGTTCCCGCAGCGAGTGTACGTCGACTTCATCTGGCAGTACTACTGGGGGCCGGTCGTCGCCGACGCCCACGGCTGGGGCTGTGTCGCCTGGGCCGGCGGCGAACAGGTGCCGTGTGCGGAGGCTCCCGGCGCAGAACCGACGGCCTCACCCGGATACACGTTCGTCTCTTACGCGGGCTACATCCCGACGCTCGTCCTGGCAGTCATCGGGATCGTCTTCCTGATCCAGCGACTCGAGATCGAACGCTACCGGGCTGGCTTCTACGGATTGTTCCCGTTCATGCTGTTTGGCGGTGCCCTGCGTGTCGTCGAGGACGCCAACGTCGCCGCGTTCCGGGACACGGGTGAACTCGCGATCGAACTCCCCTGGTCCGGATTCCTGATCAGCCCGTTGATCTACTTCACCGTCTTCGCCGTGACGGTCGTCGCCGTCGTCGTCTCGGTCTGGCTGGATCGCAACGACTACGTCCCGGGCTACGAGTATCCGCTGTTCGGTATCGGAACCGGGCTGCTGGCGCTGACGCTCGGCTATCTCGGCTATCTGGCTGTAGCGGCAGAGTACGCCACCTTCTACCCGTACCTGCTGTTGACGACGCTCGTCGGCGCGTCGATCGCGA is part of the Natronobacterium texcoconense genome and encodes:
- a CDS encoding inositol monophosphatase family protein is translated as MSDSSDSLERRAAVAVDAAAAGADVAADSFRGDLEVDSKDGETDLVTQADRDAQVAVAEEIRAAFPDDPIVGEEDEELKAVPEEGPAWIVDPIDGTNNYVAGIRAFGTAVAAVVDGEPVAGASVFPALSDTYRVGPAGAFRNGEPLSVSDRTDPGVSTACPTFWWDFDQRDQYGNAARALVDRFADVRRFGCAQLELAMVASGALEGAVTNLQANPWDTVAGVALVRAAGGTVTDLEGERWRHDSTGLVASNGGVHDELLEAAREIDTDH
- the tnpA gene encoding IS200/IS605-like element ISNph5 family transposase; this translates as MEYHLQSGSHTVYALQYHFVTVTKYRADILTDERLERVAEVAHEIADDFEADIKNVDGGTDHVHILFTTKPTTDLTKFINSLKGVTSRRIRQEYPEVKQTLEDAFWQPGYFLATTGQVSINVLMDYVENQ
- a CDS encoding RNA-guided endonuclease TnpB family protein — encoded protein: MTATTTKTLEATLTPPTTHKERKLCDLLDTYRAGLHEAFEAGCETMTATSDVVTPYDLPYQAKAALCNYVPQLHGTYGAQELDDTHPVRLTNQAAEFDHSPERDYEFTWWVPQPGRGTNFWIPLRINPAQEGLWHDLVDGEASAGQLRLQRHRTSWTLHVTVEFPVEKPDYEPTDEDVTPVGFDIGEAHLLAGCACEQGTPTDPLLINGGRARHLRKEMYTTLKRLQEREVAEWRIDDRFDHYQNALTDIIEKASRQAVEYACQFEKPVVVLEDLSDIREDLDYGEWMNRRLHAWAFARLQQRIEDKAREAGVPVEYIRPEYTSQTCHECGHIGHRNGDEFRCQNDDCWVSEYHADINAAVNIADRLDPWGESLPLKPAGDDISRDGSACDSAATPTEQSQPRQMTLGEVGSEPTAGS
- a CDS encoding DUF63 family protein, which encodes MYEYIERYGPERIWAATVLVLAAGVVLLAVRFPQRVYVDFIWQYYWGPVVADAHGWGCVAWAGGEQVPCAEAPGAEPTASPGYTFVSYAGYIPTLVLAVIGIVFLIQRLEIERYRAGFYGLFPFMLFGGALRVVEDANVAAFRDTGELAIELPWSGFLISPLIYFTVFAVTVVAVVVSVWLDRNDYVPGYEYPLFGIGTGLLALTLGYLGYLAVAAEYATFYPYLLLTTLVGASIATWLTWEAVERFTPEINRGTRYMGLVVIWAHAVDGVANVIGLDWAVAFGHTQNLVPKHPVNATIVDVTGSILPAEIAEITGQAWPFLLVKLAAAVVVIWIFNEEVFDESPRYAILLMITVVAVGLGPGTRDMLRATFGV